A genomic region of Enterococcus sp. 12C11_DIV0727 contains the following coding sequences:
- a CDS encoding sugar transferase: MSSKNEWNNAKRIAIIIVDVLVFNFSVLVGFWIKFGFNIPSYNFVSYEKSAIYISLFFIFLNLLLGAYVFYNRTINDIIFVTVIGQFLTILFIMTITFAGRWFTFPRSVLVYTFIVSILLLSLWRILVYFLYLKVSSIKKVVILGTEESVVSAAQNFVSHKNKKHQVTTVIIDHYYENLTKLLDQIDIVYISSHIDENEKFEIYKLVTKAEKKLFLNTSFENLIMLKPNMMNFEDESIIEVSDFRIKGEDNFIKRLFDIMLSFVLLVIASPLMLIAAILVKVTSRGPVIYKQTRITLNQKEFPILKFRTMSATAEAKSGPVLSTNNDSRVTAVGKYLRALRIDELPQLINVIRGDMAIVGPRPERPFFVDQFNSENPQYYLRHNVRAGITGYAQVYGKYASDYNSKLNFDLLYIKNYSLMLDLKILLQTIKILFDKVSSQGVEEVERSKKDFSFFSENNIDVFK; the protein is encoded by the coding sequence ATGTCATCAAAGAATGAATGGAATAATGCAAAACGAATTGCGATTATTATTGTGGATGTTTTGGTCTTCAATTTTTCAGTATTAGTTGGATTTTGGATTAAATTTGGATTTAATATTCCTTCATATAATTTCGTCTCATATGAAAAGTCTGCTATTTACATTTCGCTATTTTTTATTTTTTTGAATTTGTTATTAGGTGCATACGTTTTTTATAATCGTACAATCAATGACATTATCTTCGTAACAGTTATTGGGCAGTTTTTAACAATTCTATTTATAATGACCATAACATTTGCTGGTCGTTGGTTTACTTTTCCCAGATCAGTATTAGTTTATACATTTATTGTAAGTATTTTATTGCTGAGTCTTTGGAGGATTCTAGTCTACTTTTTATATTTGAAAGTTAGTTCGATAAAGAAAGTAGTTATACTAGGTACAGAAGAAAGTGTTGTCTCTGCTGCTCAAAATTTTGTTAGTCATAAGAATAAAAAACATCAAGTTACGACTGTGATTATTGATCATTACTATGAAAATTTAACGAAGTTACTAGATCAAATAGATATTGTTTATATTTCGAGTCACATTGATGAAAACGAAAAATTTGAAATTTACAAACTAGTAACGAAGGCAGAAAAAAAACTATTTTTAAATACTAGCTTTGAAAACTTGATTATGTTGAAACCTAATATGATGAATTTTGAAGATGAAAGTATTATTGAAGTTTCTGACTTCCGAATTAAAGGTGAGGATAATTTCATCAAACGTTTATTTGATATTATGTTATCTTTTGTTTTATTAGTGATTGCATCTCCTTTGATGTTGATAGCTGCGATTCTTGTGAAAGTAACATCCCGTGGACCTGTTATTTATAAACAAACTAGAATTACATTAAATCAAAAAGAATTCCCTATTTTAAAATTTAGAACAATGTCTGCAACAGCAGAAGCAAAATCAGGTCCAGTGTTGTCTACAAATAATGACAGTCGTGTCACTGCCGTTGGTAAATATTTAAGAGCATTAAGGATAGATGAATTGCCTCAGTTGATCAATGTGATTCGTGGGGATATGGCTATCGTTGGACCAAGACCGGAAAGACCTTTTTTCGTTGATCAATTTAATAGTGAAAATCCACAATACTATTTAAGACACAACGTTAGAGCAGGAATTACAGGATATGCTCAAGTGTATGGAAAATATGCTTCTGATTATAATAGTAAGTTGAATTTTGATTTATTATATATAAAAAACTACTCTTTGATGCTAGACCTAAAAATACTACTTCAAACAATCAAAATATTATTTGATAAGGTATCTTCTCAAGGGGTAGAAGAAGTTGAGCGCAGCAAAAAAGACTTTTCCTTTTTTAGTGAAAATAATATCGATGTATTTAAATGA
- a CDS encoding EpaQ family protein — translation MDKRLNRVSNMILLATIAGSYLMWVVGIDTTLTSFMYSNSLYLLIVAIGLILFLNIKKMEKNDWVTIGFAVGIFVFYTLTSSIRHSNRFINAGLPMIILLVLCFKLCTFDKLDKKILLGITGISLTSILFRLLVELPKLVPLNMIGKTNNKIEAIWINTNTIGAAILFSVLMVTVLIKATTTGYYKLLVVPIYSAGLIGIWAVESKTSLMVLILFILIDNLIPKTFLQKNKWWVMLFSGMFLLAPVIFYYCAQSESLNLFTGRERIWNEFFTKWFSDKQHMWIGMEPFTASWKALGTHNSFLNMLANYGIIGYVLIVGFFSYELVRLMLSKKVYSKLQVSLLLAFLIIWVHSFMEDIMTAYHWMPVVYSFIGIALQDSNDSLQLEKK, via the coding sequence ATGGACAAACGATTAAATAGGGTAAGCAACATGATATTATTAGCAACGATTGCGGGTTCATACTTAATGTGGGTAGTTGGAATCGATACAACATTAACATCGTTTATGTATAGTAATAGCTTGTACCTCCTAATAGTTGCAATTGGGCTGATCTTATTTTTAAATATAAAAAAAATGGAAAAGAACGACTGGGTTACTATTGGGTTTGCAGTTGGCATTTTTGTCTTTTACACGCTAACTTCTTCTATCAGGCATAGTAATCGATTTATCAATGCGGGGCTTCCTATGATTATACTGCTGGTTCTTTGTTTTAAACTTTGTACATTTGATAAACTAGATAAAAAAATTCTACTAGGTATCACTGGTATTTCTCTAACATCGATATTGTTTAGATTATTGGTAGAATTGCCTAAATTGGTTCCTCTAAATATGATCGGAAAAACTAACAATAAAATCGAAGCCATTTGGATCAATACGAATACTATCGGAGCTGCTATTTTGTTTTCTGTACTTATGGTAACGGTATTGATTAAAGCAACTACGACTGGGTACTATAAATTGCTTGTTGTACCAATTTATAGTGCTGGACTGATTGGCATTTGGGCTGTTGAGTCAAAAACATCACTGATGGTGTTGATCTTGTTTATTTTGATTGATAACTTAATCCCGAAAACGTTTCTTCAGAAAAATAAATGGTGGGTTATGCTATTTTCAGGAATGTTTTTACTTGCCCCTGTAATTTTTTACTACTGTGCTCAATCAGAATCGCTAAATCTATTTACGGGTAGAGAACGGATTTGGAATGAATTTTTTACTAAATGGTTTTCTGATAAACAACATATGTGGATTGGGATGGAGCCGTTTACGGCGTCTTGGAAAGCATTAGGAACGCATAATAGCTTTTTAAATATGTTAGCTAATTATGGTATTATAGGCTACGTGCTTATTGTTGGCTTCTTCTCTTATGAATTGGTTCGACTGATGTTGTCTAAAAAAGTATACTCAAAACTACAAGTAAGTTTATTGCTAGCATTTCTAATTATATGGGTTCATTCATTTATGGAAGACATTATGACAGCATACCATTGGATGCCAGTAGTCTATAGTTTTATAGGAATCGCTTTACAAGACTCTAATGACTCATTACAACTAGAAAAAAAATAA
- a CDS encoding DUF7657 domain-containing protein has protein sequence MEYVMESRIINQTNTTQKKLALFIDQIIRARFWIAIAVFIFMLVFKLHGSSLNMWDTYVSDKTGDNSGLIAGKPRAVRSDEWLVQTPFSLSQTQTGLKQHNEVITIDGQDMIVGYNSAAIDVATIAKPFSWGYVLLGKEYGLSWVWGIKLIGMILFSFEIGLILTKRNKYLALLASLWIPFSSAIQWWFVSPVGDLIFFTLGFLVGIYNYFYYHKSKGRRLFFSLLATISISGFVLVLYPALQVPLGYLILILLIGFFFEFYKKVKLDKFDALFIGGAITATCLIIGISIYSSWESLLLVMNTVYPGKRVSVGGDFPRKDILLFLTNWKMPFMDVTYTNSSELSSFYHLFFVFLPMAPIIFFKKIRENLYGFLLFFYCVFSLLWMSFSFPSILAKITLWSYVPSVRVIVSFGFASVLLSLWFIQYLWEKESFKSLLIGSVLFFNLALYFFALYTGNLRLYISKWAIIVILLLAAFLIIALFKKWKVSFCFVLAGIVLITGTPVNPLAQGVAPVYEKKIAHEIQQIEKKDPGQLWAGERLMYGYLPMLGVHTFNGIAFTPNLDSWKILDPDKKNEDVYNRYAHINVEITNNEPTLQLLQSDAIVARLNPQVIKEYGIKYLITYKEIQDLSTSDVRFVQLYGPDKDGAFIYKARY, from the coding sequence ATGGAGTATGTTATGGAGAGTCGTATAATAAATCAAACAAATACTACGCAAAAAAAACTAGCTTTGTTTATAGATCAGATAATTCGAGCTCGATTTTGGATTGCAATAGCTGTTTTTATTTTTATGCTTGTTTTTAAATTACATGGAAGCTCATTAAATATGTGGGATACTTATGTTTCAGATAAAACAGGTGATAATAGTGGATTGATTGCTGGAAAACCAAGAGCTGTTAGATCTGATGAATGGCTCGTTCAGACGCCGTTTAGTTTATCTCAGACACAAACAGGCTTGAAACAGCATAATGAAGTGATTACGATCGATGGGCAAGATATGATCGTTGGCTATAATTCTGCAGCAATTGATGTAGCGACGATTGCTAAACCTTTTTCGTGGGGGTATGTCCTACTAGGAAAAGAATATGGGCTTTCTTGGGTATGGGGGATTAAATTAATTGGAATGATCCTATTTTCATTTGAAATCGGATTGATTTTGACTAAGAGAAATAAGTATTTAGCTTTACTCGCAAGTCTTTGGATTCCTTTTTCTTCAGCAATTCAATGGTGGTTTGTCTCGCCAGTCGGGGATTTGATCTTTTTTACATTAGGATTTTTAGTAGGTATATATAATTATTTTTATTATCATAAAAGTAAGGGAAGGCGGTTGTTCTTCTCACTACTTGCTACAATCTCTATTTCGGGGTTTGTGCTTGTTTTATATCCAGCTTTGCAAGTTCCGTTGGGATATCTTATTTTGATTCTTTTAATTGGGTTCTTTTTTGAGTTTTATAAAAAAGTTAAATTGGATAAGTTTGATGCTTTATTCATTGGTGGAGCTATTACGGCAACATGTCTAATTATTGGCATTTCAATCTACTCATCATGGGAATCGTTGCTTTTAGTGATGAATACAGTTTATCCCGGGAAAAGAGTGAGTGTTGGCGGCGATTTTCCTAGGAAAGATATTTTGTTATTTTTAACCAATTGGAAAATGCCATTTATGGATGTTACTTATACAAATAGTTCAGAATTAAGTAGTTTTTATCATTTATTTTTTGTTTTTTTACCAATGGCGCCGATTATTTTCTTTAAGAAAATAAGAGAAAATCTTTATGGTTTTTTACTTTTTTTCTATTGTGTATTTAGTTTATTATGGATGAGTTTTAGTTTTCCTTCGATCCTTGCTAAAATTACGTTATGGTCCTATGTTCCTTCTGTACGGGTGATTGTCTCTTTTGGATTTGCTTCGGTATTATTGAGTTTATGGTTTATACAATACCTTTGGGAAAAAGAGTCATTTAAATCTTTACTAATAGGAAGTGTACTATTTTTCAATTTAGCATTGTATTTCTTTGCACTTTATACAGGTAATTTACGCTTATACATCAGTAAGTGGGCAATCATAGTTATTTTACTTTTAGCCGCTTTTTTAATTATTGCACTCTTTAAAAAATGGAAAGTAAGTTTCTGTTTTGTTTTGGCAGGGATAGTATTGATAACAGGGACTCCTGTTAATCCATTAGCACAAGGTGTAGCGCCTGTTTATGAAAAGAAAATTGCGCATGAAATTCAACAAATTGAGAAAAAAGATCCAGGTCAATTATGGGCAGGTGAACGTTTGATGTATGGGTATCTTCCTATGTTAGGTGTTCATACATTTAATGGTATTGCTTTTACGCCTAATTTAGATTCTTGGAAAATCTTAGATCCTGATAAAAAGAATGAGGATGTTTATAACCGATATGCCCATATCAACGTTGAAATCACTAATAATGAGCCAACGTTACAATTACTACAGTCAGATGCAATTGTTGCAAGATTGAATCCACAGGTAATCAAAGAATATGGCATAAAATATTTGATTACCTATAAAGAAATACAAGATCTTTCAACCTCGGATGTAAGATTTGTTCAGCTGTATGGACCGGACAAGGATGGCGCGTTTATTTATAAAGCACGCTATTAA
- a CDS encoding glycosyltransferase family 2 protein: MSDEIKIIIDSIYREKQSNNLTITGWALNTNSKSAPVISINNQEQVTFYDIKRVLREDVNQIYEVDTTVLAGFEIKLEGIQKKTKLEVLFTSESGQASKSEWIDLAKKHPLIPGTEDKLARLMIKVHKGVSYLKRNGLKSTIQRVKIEKIRNQSSYPSWLERTEHFDFDQIKSKINAFQYQPKISIAMPVYNVEEKWLRRCIDSILIQDYQNWELCMADDASTDPKVKELLTEYSQLDERIKVVFRPSNGHISEATNSALALATGEFVALLDNDDELPRIAFYEVVKALNQNAELDLIYSDEDKIDMEGNRSDPAFKPDWSPDLLLGTNYISHLGVYRTTILNEIGGFRKGYEGSQDYDLVLRFTEKTTSERIKHIPKVLYHWRMLPTSTAVDQSSKGYAFEAGLRAVQDALVRRGIKGHATHGRANGLYDVYYDIESEELVSIIIPTKNGYKDVKRCVTSIIEKTTYKNYEIIIADNGSTDEKMKELYDSFKQQLNERFQVVVIDIPFNFSKINNIATKKAKGTYLLFLNNDTEVINGDWLKLMVSFGQQERIGCVGAKLLYPNNTIQHAGVILGLGGIAGHGHYGYPHGDLGYFGKLALNVDYLAVTAACLLMKKQDFEAVSGFDEDFTVAFNDVDLCLKVKALGRDNVWLHEAELYHFESQTRGYDDKGKKKKRFEKEKVMMENKWATLIEDDPFYNPNLTREIPNFSYRD; this comes from the coding sequence ATGAGCGATGAGATAAAAATCATTATTGATAGCATCTATCGGGAGAAACAATCCAATAACTTAACGATAACTGGCTGGGCTTTGAATACAAATTCAAAGTCCGCACCAGTTATTTCAATCAACAATCAAGAACAAGTCACATTTTATGATATCAAACGAGTTTTAAGAGAAGATGTTAATCAGATCTATGAGGTAGATACTACAGTTTTAGCTGGATTTGAAATAAAGCTAGAAGGGATCCAAAAGAAAACGAAATTGGAAGTGCTTTTTACTTCAGAGTCCGGCCAAGCAAGTAAATCAGAATGGATCGATTTAGCGAAAAAACATCCTCTGATTCCTGGTACTGAAGATAAGCTAGCAAGATTGATGATTAAAGTACATAAAGGTGTCAGCTACTTAAAAAGAAATGGGCTCAAAAGCACGATTCAACGTGTAAAGATCGAAAAAATCAGAAATCAGTCTTCTTATCCAAGTTGGTTAGAAAGAACAGAGCACTTTGATTTTGATCAAATAAAATCAAAAATCAATGCATTTCAATATCAACCTAAAATTTCGATTGCAATGCCTGTTTATAATGTTGAGGAAAAATGGTTACGTCGCTGTATTGATTCTATTTTGATTCAAGATTATCAAAACTGGGAACTATGTATGGCTGATGATGCTTCTACGGATCCTAAAGTAAAAGAACTTTTGACTGAGTATAGTCAATTGGATGAACGGATCAAAGTTGTTTTTAGACCGTCTAATGGACATATCAGCGAAGCAACAAACTCTGCCTTAGCATTAGCGACAGGAGAATTTGTGGCGTTACTAGATAATGATGATGAGCTGCCAAGAATTGCTTTTTATGAAGTGGTCAAGGCTTTAAACCAAAATGCTGAATTGGATTTGATTTATAGTGATGAAGATAAGATCGATATGGAGGGAAACCGTTCTGATCCTGCCTTTAAGCCAGATTGGTCACCAGATTTACTATTAGGAACGAACTATATTTCTCATCTTGGCGTATATCGAACAACGATTCTTAATGAAATCGGCGGTTTTAGAAAGGGCTATGAGGGTTCTCAAGATTATGATCTAGTTCTTCGTTTTACTGAAAAGACAACAAGCGAACGGATCAAACACATTCCGAAAGTTTTATATCACTGGCGGATGTTGCCGACATCAACAGCAGTTGATCAATCGTCAAAAGGATATGCATTTGAAGCGGGATTAAGAGCGGTTCAAGATGCTTTAGTCCGTCGTGGGATCAAAGGTCATGCAACTCATGGGCGAGCGAACGGCTTATATGATGTTTATTACGATATTGAATCAGAAGAATTGGTTTCGATCATTATTCCGACTAAAAATGGCTATAAAGATGTTAAACGTTGTGTGACTTCGATTATTGAAAAAACAACGTATAAGAATTATGAAATCATTATTGCTGATAATGGCAGTACGGATGAAAAAATGAAAGAACTCTATGATTCATTTAAACAACAACTTAACGAGCGGTTTCAAGTAGTTGTGATCGATATTCCATTTAACTTTTCTAAAATCAATAATATTGCTACTAAAAAAGCAAAAGGAACCTATCTGTTGTTCTTAAATAATGATACTGAAGTAATCAATGGTGATTGGCTAAAATTAATGGTTTCATTTGGTCAGCAAGAACGAATTGGTTGTGTGGGAGCAAAATTATTGTATCCAAACAATACAATTCAACATGCAGGTGTGATTTTAGGCTTAGGCGGTATTGCCGGACATGGACATTATGGTTATCCCCATGGAGACTTAGGGTATTTTGGTAAATTAGCTTTGAATGTTGATTATCTAGCAGTGACAGCTGCATGTCTATTGATGAAAAAACAAGATTTTGAGGCAGTTTCGGGTTTTGATGAAGACTTTACCGTGGCCTTTAATGATGTCGATCTTTGTCTAAAAGTTAAAGCATTGGGACGCGATAACGTCTGGCTTCATGAAGCCGAACTTTATCATTTTGAATCTCAAACAAGAGGGTATGATGATAAAGGCAAAAAGAAAAAACGGTTTGAAAAAGAAAAAGTGATGATGGAAAACAAATGGGCTACTTTGATTGAAGATGATCCGTTTTATAATCCTAATTTGACGAGAGAAATACCTAATTTTTCATATAGAGACTAG
- a CDS encoding ABC transporter ATP-binding protein produces MSDYAIDIQNITKTYNMYKKPSDRFKEALNPMKKTYHDLFYALKDVTMQIEKGEMIGFVGENGSGKSTILKIITGVLTPTSGSMTIDGKISALLELGSGFNPEYSGYENIFLNGMVLGFSREEMEERVDEVIKFADIGDHLYQPVKTYSSGMFVRLAFAVAINVDPDILIVDEALAVGDLEFQLKCMEKFTEIKNSGKTILFVSHDVNSVRRFCDRTFWLKNGEVVEYGDTMDVTTNYENFLKKKSIKTVDREKTIQNEETVPDIIEVDKATLLNYALEPLEIVTQDEKVIVKLEYTVKNDTIKSPVCGVAIRTVDNNYVCGLNTLLDSVKIPWKKGKNVFYLEYGKMSLLTGEYYFDIAFFEEHATVPLVYKTKYLNMFISGRYAGEGIVILDHEWKDTVEDEI; encoded by the coding sequence ATGTCAGATTATGCAATCGATATACAGAATATAACAAAAACATATAATATGTACAAAAAACCTTCTGATCGTTTTAAAGAAGCGCTGAATCCAATGAAAAAAACGTATCATGATCTTTTTTATGCCTTAAAAGATGTCACAATGCAAATTGAAAAAGGAGAAATGATCGGCTTTGTTGGAGAAAATGGTTCTGGTAAATCAACGATCCTTAAAATCATTACGGGTGTTTTGACTCCAACTTCAGGTTCAATGACAATAGACGGAAAAATTTCTGCATTATTAGAGTTAGGCTCGGGTTTTAATCCAGAATACTCTGGTTATGAAAACATTTTTCTAAACGGAATGGTTCTTGGTTTTTCCAGAGAAGAAATGGAAGAGCGCGTAGACGAAGTCATCAAGTTTGCTGATATTGGTGATCATTTATATCAACCTGTAAAAACATATTCTAGTGGGATGTTTGTTCGCTTGGCTTTTGCAGTAGCAATCAATGTCGATCCTGATATTTTGATTGTTGACGAGGCTTTAGCAGTTGGCGATTTAGAATTCCAACTGAAATGTATGGAGAAATTTACTGAAATCAAAAATTCTGGTAAGACGATTCTTTTTGTTTCCCATGATGTTAACTCTGTTCGTCGTTTTTGTGACCGGACATTCTGGTTGAAAAATGGCGAAGTCGTAGAGTATGGTGATACGATGGATGTTACCACAAATTACGAAAACTTTTTAAAGAAAAAATCGATCAAAACAGTTGATCGTGAAAAAACAATTCAAAATGAAGAAACTGTCCCTGATATTATTGAGGTCGATAAAGCGACATTATTAAATTATGCACTGGAACCATTAGAGATCGTTACACAAGATGAAAAGGTCATTGTTAAATTGGAGTACACGGTTAAGAACGATACAATAAAATCACCTGTTTGTGGGGTTGCGATCAGAACAGTTGATAATAATTATGTGTGCGGACTAAACACATTGCTAGATAGTGTTAAAATCCCTTGGAAAAAAGGTAAAAATGTCTTTTACTTGGAATATGGGAAAATGTCTCTATTAACAGGGGAATATTACTTTGATATTGCATTCTTTGAAGAACACGCCACAGTACCGTTGGTCTATAAAACGAAATACCTGAACATGTTTATCAGTGGGCGCTATGCAGGAGAAGGCATTGTCATTTTAGATCATGAATGGAAGGACACTGTTGAAGATGAAATATGA
- a CDS encoding glycosyltransferase, whose product MKYDFKMEVDKGTSVGKIVAQIKENSRVLEFGPGNGRMTKYLMEEKNCYVAIVELDKELYEHVSEFSNDGFYGNIDEEAWTKHFEGQTFDYIIFADVLEHLMNPKNALMKVKPFLSAEGQILITFPNIAHNSVLIDLFNNKLDWRETGLLDATHKSFFVQSGFEKLFEEIGLFIAKEDFTINEVGYNELESNYEDLPVEVRAAFKARPFGEVYQYFYALSAEVVENPIRTIPENSSFRKNIHFLYDCGEEDQKEFDVQLNNVSGENKTFTIDIPENIKLLKIFPSLTGVVVNVDLTVDGETIQPSATNAVYNKEARYFFSDDQVPVMEINDQKIAGKTITITVDYKYEGNFSDTIHGLIDYAIAQQAEIEQSKNTELMVSEKQMTNYKKVTISKFDSLVSLNIDDIVRHVEEKKTVIRGWAYSKEDKLPINFKVSAELTVEYSVTREYRRDVIDMFELKGDQEYGFVIEVLDSEDQPNYILNISANNGRKLQYRLEKPNMIQPGNKIQRAMRSVQTRGLIGSMKWYFKRQEQQETPVDPSAILEEIKTFTFQPKISVAVPVYNVEEKWLDACVSSLQNQYYENWELCLADDASPSAYIKPMLKKYADADDRIKVIYREENGHISEATNSALTIATGDYIGFMDNDDELAPQALYEVVKALNEDQTIDFIYTDEDKVTESGKRFNAFYKSKWNSELILNHNYITHFVVVKRSLLEKTGGLKTEFNGAQDYDFVLRATENAENIAHIPGMMYHWRAIESSTALNPESKGYAYVAGQRAVQAAMDRRNIKATVEIAEFYGSYKINYIYETTPKVSIVITNDTADINDYLKKLLEKTIYENYDIVLPKQMKENVHSTSNKLVYSDGQTRDELVQASTGEYTILLDAGLVPTKSNWLVEMMNMIQQPTAGIVTGRIVDSRYRIENIGMSIDVEKKRLVYPEQGTPGKSLGYYYRIVLPRNVQAVSESCMIFRKADYLAVSGINEELGQDFMGADLSLKVAKQLDKKIVYCSYAIFKAEEKKQTNDKKGNFKSLTDKWSEQDLIDVYKNPRHQ is encoded by the coding sequence ATGAAATATGATTTTAAAATGGAAGTTGATAAGGGTACCAGTGTTGGTAAAATCGTTGCCCAAATTAAAGAGAATAGCCGAGTATTAGAATTTGGACCTGGAAATGGTCGGATGACAAAATATTTGATGGAAGAAAAAAATTGCTATGTAGCAATCGTTGAGCTAGATAAAGAGTTATATGAACACGTTAGCGAGTTTTCTAATGACGGATTCTATGGAAATATCGATGAAGAAGCTTGGACGAAACATTTTGAAGGTCAAACTTTTGATTATATTATTTTTGCGGATGTGTTAGAGCATTTGATGAATCCAAAGAATGCATTGATGAAAGTCAAACCTTTCTTAAGTGCAGAAGGTCAAATCTTGATCACTTTCCCGAATATTGCTCATAATTCTGTTTTGATCGATCTTTTCAATAATAAGTTGGATTGGCGCGAAACAGGGTTGCTAGATGCAACACACAAATCCTTCTTTGTTCAAAGCGGTTTTGAAAAACTTTTTGAAGAAATTGGTCTATTTATTGCTAAAGAAGATTTTACGATCAACGAAGTTGGGTATAATGAACTGGAATCTAACTATGAAGACTTGCCGGTGGAAGTTCGTGCTGCATTCAAAGCACGCCCATTTGGGGAAGTCTATCAGTATTTTTACGCACTTTCTGCTGAAGTTGTAGAAAATCCAATTCGTACAATACCTGAAAACTCAAGTTTCAGAAAAAATATTCATTTCTTATATGATTGTGGCGAGGAAGACCAAAAAGAATTCGATGTTCAGTTGAATAATGTGTCGGGTGAAAATAAAACATTTACGATCGATATACCTGAAAACATTAAATTATTGAAAATTTTTCCAAGTTTAACAGGTGTAGTAGTCAATGTAGATTTGACCGTTGATGGAGAGACCATTCAACCCAGTGCAACAAATGCCGTTTACAATAAAGAGGCACGGTATTTCTTTTCCGATGATCAAGTGCCTGTTATGGAAATAAACGACCAAAAGATTGCTGGTAAAACGATAACAATCACAGTTGATTACAAGTACGAAGGCAATTTTTCGGACACGATTCATGGGTTGATCGATTATGCAATTGCACAGCAAGCAGAGATTGAGCAGTCAAAAAATACGGAATTAATGGTGAGCGAAAAGCAAATGACAAACTATAAAAAAGTAACAATCAGTAAATTTGATTCACTTGTTTCACTTAATATTGATGACATCGTTCGTCATGTTGAAGAGAAAAAGACTGTAATTCGTGGCTGGGCGTATTCTAAAGAAGATAAGTTACCAATCAACTTTAAAGTGTCAGCTGAATTAACTGTTGAGTATTCTGTAACAAGAGAATACCGTCGAGATGTTATTGATATGTTTGAGCTAAAGGGGGATCAAGAATATGGTTTTGTGATTGAAGTCTTAGATTCAGAAGATCAACCAAACTATATCTTGAATATTTCTGCAAATAATGGACGAAAATTGCAATACCGTTTAGAAAAACCAAATATGATTCAACCAGGCAATAAAATTCAACGAGCAATGCGTTCTGTTCAGACAAGAGGACTTATTGGTTCAATGAAATGGTACTTCAAACGTCAAGAACAACAGGAAACGCCAGTTGATCCATCAGCAATTTTAGAAGAAATCAAAACATTTACTTTCCAACCTAAAATTTCTGTAGCTGTTCCAGTTTACAATGTCGAAGAAAAATGGTTAGATGCTTGTGTCTCTTCACTTCAAAATCAGTACTATGAAAACTGGGAGTTATGTTTAGCGGATGATGCGTCACCAAGCGCCTACATCAAACCAATGCTAAAAAAATATGCAGATGCAGATGATCGGATCAAAGTCATTTACCGCGAAGAAAATGGACATATTTCAGAAGCGACAAATTCAGCTTTAACGATCGCAACTGGTGATTATATCGGTTTTATGGATAACGATGATGAATTAGCGCCGCAAGCGTTATATGAAGTTGTCAAAGCGTTGAATGAAGATCAAACAATCGATTTTATTTATACGGATGAAGACAAAGTCACTGAGAGTGGTAAACGATTCAACGCATTTTATAAATCAAAATGGAATTCCGAATTGATCTTAAATCACAATTACATTACTCATTTTGTAGTAGTGAAGCGTTCATTACTAGAAAAAACGGGTGGGTTAAAGACTGAATTTAACGGTGCTCAAGACTATGATTTTGTTTTACGTGCGACCGAAAATGCAGAAAATATTGCTCATATCCCAGGTATGATGTATCATTGGCGCGCGATTGAATCTTCAACAGCTTTGAATCCTGAAAGTAAAGGATATGCTTATGTTGCTGGACAACGTGCAGTACAAGCAGCAATGGATCGTCGTAATATTAAAGCAACGGTTGAAATAGCGGAGTTTTATGGTTCATATAAAATCAATTATATCTACGAAACAACACCTAAAGTATCTATCGTGATTACGAATGACACTGCTGATATCAATGATTATTTGAAGAAATTGTTAGAAAAAACCATTTATGAGAATTACGATATTGTGTTACCAAAGCAAATGAAAGAAAATGTTCATTCAACTAGTAATAAACTTGTTTATAGTGACGGACAAACAAGGGATGAATTAGTTCAAGCAAGTACAGGCGAATATACGATTCTTTTAGATGCGGGGCTAGTACCAACGAAAAGCAATTGGCTGGTTGAGATGATGAACATGATCCAACAACCAACAGCAGGAATTGTCACAGGTCGAATTGTTGATTCTCGTTATCGTATTGAAAATATCGGCATGTCTATTGACGTAGAGAAAAAACGATTAGTTTATCCAGAACAAGGTACGCCAGGTAAGAGCTTAGGGTATTATTACCGTATTGTGTTACCAAGAAACGTTCAGGCAGTCTCTGAAAGCTGTATGATCTTCAGAAAAGCTGATTACCTTGCTGTTTCTGGTATCAATGAAGAATTAGGCCAAGACTTTATGGGTGCGGACTTATCCTTGAAAGTTGCGAAACAACTAGATAAAAAAATTGTTTATTGTTCTTATGCGATCTTTAAAGCAGAAGAAAAAAAACAGACGAATGATAAAAAAGGTAATTTTAAATCATTGACTGATAAATGGTCGGAACAAGATTTAATAGATGTTTATAAAAATCCAAGACATCAATAA